In a genomic window of Amycolatopsis japonica:
- a CDS encoding pseudouridine synthase, whose protein sequence is MTSDPHPDGIRLQKVLSQAGVASRRAAEDLIVRGRVSVDGKVVTELGRRVDPDNSVIHVDGTRVQVREDLVYLLLNKPKGVHSTMSDDRGRPCVGDYLRGRYEETPGIVHVGRLDENTEGLLLLTNDGDLGHRLMHPSFRVLKTYFAEVEGIVPRGLGKELRAGFELPDGIVKVDQFRVKDMLAGRTQIELVIHEGRKHIVRRLMAATGHPVRKLVRTALGDVQLGAQRSGSIRRLNRGEVGSLYRAVDL, encoded by the coding sequence ATGACATCTGACCCGCATCCCGACGGCATTCGGCTGCAGAAGGTCCTTTCGCAGGCGGGCGTGGCCTCGCGGCGCGCGGCCGAGGACCTGATCGTGCGCGGTCGCGTGAGCGTGGACGGCAAGGTGGTCACCGAACTCGGCCGCCGGGTCGATCCGGACAACTCCGTGATCCACGTCGACGGCACCCGCGTCCAGGTCCGCGAGGACCTCGTCTACCTCCTGCTGAACAAGCCCAAGGGCGTGCACAGCACGATGAGCGACGACCGCGGCCGTCCGTGCGTCGGCGACTACCTGCGTGGCCGGTACGAGGAGACGCCCGGCATCGTGCACGTCGGCAGGCTCGACGAGAACACCGAAGGCCTGCTGCTCCTCACCAACGACGGCGATCTCGGGCACCGGCTGATGCACCCGTCGTTCCGCGTGCTGAAGACCTACTTCGCCGAGGTCGAGGGCATCGTCCCGCGCGGACTCGGCAAGGAACTGCGCGCGGGTTTCGAGCTGCCGGACGGCATCGTCAAGGTCGACCAGTTCCGCGTGAAGGACATGCTGGCCGGGCGCACCCAGATCGAGCTGGTCATCCACGAGGGACGCAAGCACATCGTGCGGCGGCTGATGGCGGCCACCGGGCACCCGGTGCGCAAACTGGTCCGGACCGCGCTCGGCGACGTCCAGCTCGGGGCCCAGCGGTCGGGTTCGATCCGGCGGCTGAACCGCGGCGAGGTCGGTTCGCTTTACCGCGCGGTCGATCTCTAA
- a CDS encoding Xaa-Pro dipeptidyl-peptidase gives MLAGILAVAAAVVAAPQSAAKPRGSEPVYDFAQAVRETAWVDIGLDGDGDGRSDRVAADIIRPKEPAAQGKKVPVIMDASPYYSCCGRGNESELKTYDSAGRPVGFPLYYDNFFVPRGYAVVLVDLAGTNKSRGCTDIGGPSDIESARKVVDWLNGRANGYTTATGPARTNATWSTGAVGMIGKSYDGTVANGVAATGVEGLKTIVPIGAISSWYDYYRSDGANLRQGSPAGLAQTVSQRNGGQNCSAANRKLTAGATSNGDYNAFWLDRDYVQSASKVKASVLASHGLGDLNVKTINFGQWWEALNVERKIWLTQAGHVDPFDYRRSAWVDTLHKWFDHYLLGVDNGIEKTPGASVEREPDVWVDQPAWPAGSAVTLRPASGTTPGVGTLGSSPGTGTVSFTDSSGQSSNSWAARPTETSNGRVLFSTGALAKDLHVSGTAKVTVTATPSTSTARLSAILVDYGPATIRNYTGPKEGIKNELTQSCWGSSASGNDACYLNTSTDAVSVGLNIISRGWADLANHGSLSQESPLTPGQPYTMTFRLASTDHVVPQGHQLALIIGGTDGSFISGPAQYPKITVDLGKTSLALPVAGAGPSAVPAALPVAPAQIAPATVSGLERG, from the coding sequence GTGCTGGCAGGGATCTTGGCGGTGGCCGCGGCCGTGGTCGCGGCACCGCAGTCCGCGGCGAAACCGCGGGGCAGCGAACCGGTCTACGACTTCGCCCAGGCCGTCCGCGAGACGGCCTGGGTGGACATCGGGCTCGACGGGGACGGCGACGGCCGTTCGGACCGGGTCGCCGCCGACATCATCCGCCCGAAGGAACCGGCGGCGCAGGGCAAGAAGGTTCCGGTCATCATGGACGCGAGCCCGTACTACTCGTGCTGCGGACGCGGCAACGAGAGCGAGCTCAAGACCTACGATTCGGCGGGCAGGCCGGTCGGGTTCCCGCTCTACTACGACAACTTCTTCGTCCCCCGCGGGTACGCCGTGGTCCTGGTGGATCTGGCCGGTACCAACAAATCCCGCGGGTGCACCGACATCGGCGGGCCGTCGGACATCGAATCGGCGCGCAAGGTGGTCGACTGGCTGAACGGCCGGGCGAACGGCTACACGACGGCGACCGGTCCGGCGAGGACGAACGCGACGTGGTCGACGGGTGCGGTCGGCATGATCGGGAAGTCCTACGACGGCACGGTGGCCAACGGCGTCGCCGCGACCGGTGTCGAGGGGCTCAAGACCATCGTGCCGATCGGCGCGATCAGTTCCTGGTACGACTACTACCGTTCCGACGGCGCGAACCTGCGCCAGGGCAGCCCGGCGGGGCTCGCGCAGACCGTTTCGCAGCGCAACGGCGGACAGAACTGCAGCGCGGCCAACCGCAAACTCACCGCGGGCGCGACTTCGAACGGCGACTACAACGCGTTCTGGCTCGACCGGGACTACGTGCAGAGCGCCTCGAAGGTGAAGGCGAGCGTGCTCGCTTCGCACGGTCTCGGCGACCTCAACGTCAAGACCATCAACTTCGGGCAGTGGTGGGAAGCGCTGAACGTCGAGCGCAAGATCTGGCTGACGCAGGCCGGTCACGTCGACCCGTTCGACTACCGGCGCTCGGCTTGGGTCGACACGTTGCACAAGTGGTTCGACCACTACCTGCTCGGTGTGGACAACGGCATCGAGAAGACCCCGGGTGCGAGTGTGGAACGCGAGCCCGATGTCTGGGTGGACCAGCCGGCGTGGCCCGCGGGCAGCGCCGTCACTCTGCGCCCCGCGTCCGGAACCACTCCGGGTGTCGGCACGCTCGGCAGCTCTCCTGGCACGGGCACGGTGTCGTTCACGGACTCCTCCGGTCAGTCTTCGAACAGCTGGGCCGCGAGGCCGACGGAGACTTCGAACGGGCGAGTGCTGTTCAGCACCGGCGCGCTGGCGAAGGACCTTCACGTGTCCGGAACGGCGAAGGTGACTGTGACCGCGACGCCGTCGACGTCCACTGCGCGTCTTTCGGCGATCTTGGTGGACTACGGCCCGGCGACCATCCGGAACTACACCGGACCGAAGGAAGGCATCAAGAACGAGCTGACCCAGTCGTGCTGGGGTTCGAGCGCTTCGGGCAACGACGCGTGCTACCTGAACACGAGCACCGACGCGGTTTCCGTGGGGCTGAACATCATCAGCCGCGGCTGGGCGGATCTGGCCAACCACGGTTCGCTGAGCCAGGAGTCGCCGCTGACGCCGGGGCAGCCGTACACGATGACGTTCCGGCTGGCGAGCACGGATCACGTCGTCCCGCAGGGACATCAGCTCGCGCTGATCATCGGCGGGACGGACGGCTCGTTCATCTCGGGACCGGCGCAGTACCCGAAGATCACGGTGGATCTGGGCAAGACCTCGCTGGCGCTGCCCGTCGCGGGCGCGGGTCCGTCGGCGGTGCCGGCGGCGCTCCCGGTGGCTCCGGCGCAGATCGCTCCCGCCACCGTTTCGGGGCTTGAGCGCGGCTAG
- a CDS encoding class I SAM-dependent methyltransferase: MTAIVNQQQAEAWNGWEGKLWADRPDRYNGMMAAFDAPLFEAADIRDGHAVLDVGCGAGLTTRIAAKKAGSGNALGIDLSAPQLERARFDAAAEGITNIAFERGDAQVHPFDGPGFDVVISRGGVMFFADLVAAFTHLREAMAPAGRLAFVGPRSGDVDSAYARATAALAPYLREPSPAARGMGSLLTPERITEVLTAAGFRDIGISPVDADMGFGADAVDATDFLFSMAPIQHNLRNVDAASIAGLRDQVRDALGEFETPQGVRIPGGVWLVTAAR; encoded by the coding sequence ATGACGGCAATCGTCAATCAGCAACAGGCCGAAGCGTGGAACGGCTGGGAGGGCAAGCTCTGGGCGGATCGCCCGGATCGCTACAACGGGATGATGGCGGCCTTCGACGCGCCGCTCTTCGAGGCGGCGGACATCCGCGACGGTCACGCCGTCCTGGACGTGGGCTGCGGCGCCGGGCTCACCACCCGGATCGCCGCGAAGAAGGCCGGAAGCGGGAACGCGCTGGGCATCGACCTTTCGGCGCCACAGCTGGAAAGGGCTCGCTTCGACGCGGCGGCCGAAGGGATCACCAACATCGCGTTCGAACGGGGAGACGCGCAGGTGCACCCGTTCGACGGGCCCGGTTTCGACGTCGTCATCAGCCGAGGCGGCGTGATGTTCTTCGCCGACCTGGTCGCGGCGTTCACGCATCTCCGCGAAGCGATGGCGCCGGCCGGGCGGCTGGCCTTCGTGGGACCGCGGTCAGGCGACGTCGACAGCGCGTACGCCCGGGCGACGGCGGCGCTCGCGCCCTACCTCCGCGAGCCCTCCCCCGCCGCACGCGGGATGGGTTCGCTGCTGACGCCCGAACGGATCACCGAAGTGCTCACGGCGGCGGGCTTCCGTGACATCGGGATCAGTCCGGTGGACGCGGACATGGGCTTCGGGGCGGACGCCGTCGACGCGACGGACTTCCTCTTCTCGATGGCCCCGATCCAGCACAACCTGCGGAACGTGGACGCGGCCTCCATCGCCGGACTTCGTGACCAGGTCCGCGACGCACTCGGCGAGTTCGAGACCCCGCAGGGCGTGCGGATCCCCGGCGGCGTCTGGCTCGTGACCGCCGCCCGCTGA
- a CDS encoding TetR/AcrR family transcriptional regulator, translating into MSGVKGARSRRAAETRRRIITAATELFLADGYGATTLQQVADRAGVAVQTIYFTFRNKQTLLKELVDVAIAGDDGPLATMERPWFARVTDAPDAREALAALVTGSRAVLERVAAVTDMVSAATAAHPELRELWPDQEDPRHAVHAAAAKALMGKPGAVTGLDVDRAADILYALLSPEMFLILTRDRAWPPAAWERWVKETLAAQLLDRG; encoded by the coding sequence ATGAGTGGTGTCAAGGGCGCCCGATCCCGGCGGGCGGCGGAAACCCGGCGGCGGATCATCACGGCCGCCACGGAGCTCTTCCTCGCCGACGGCTATGGCGCGACCACGCTTCAGCAGGTCGCGGACCGGGCGGGCGTGGCGGTCCAAACGATTTACTTCACGTTCCGCAACAAGCAGACGCTGCTGAAGGAACTGGTCGACGTCGCGATCGCCGGCGACGACGGTCCACTGGCGACGATGGAGCGGCCGTGGTTCGCGCGGGTGACGGACGCGCCGGACGCGCGCGAGGCGCTGGCCGCGCTCGTCACCGGCAGCCGGGCCGTGCTCGAACGCGTCGCCGCCGTCACCGACATGGTCTCGGCCGCGACGGCGGCGCACCCCGAACTGCGGGAACTGTGGCCGGATCAGGAGGATCCGCGCCACGCCGTGCACGCGGCGGCGGCGAAGGCGCTGATGGGGAAACCGGGCGCGGTCACCGGTCTCGACGTCGACAGGGCGGCGGACATCCTCTACGCGCTCCTCAGCCCGGAGATGTTCCTGATCCTCACCCGTGACCGCGCTTGGCCGCCGGCCGCGTGGGAGCGCTGGGTGAAGGAGACGCTGGCCGCGCAGTTGCTCGATCGCGGCTAG
- a CDS encoding cation:proton antiporter — translation MDHTALSLIELGAVFFGLGALGRLAGKIGMSPIPLYLIGGLCFGQGGLIPLGDIGDFTHLASEIGVVLLLLLLGLEYSAAELFTGLKRSWVAGLVDIVLNAAPGAIVALILGWGPIGAIVMAGVTYISSSGIIAKVLGDLGRLGNRETPVVLSILVFEDLVMALYLPILTAVLGGVSFLGGMKAVGISLMVITVVLVIALKFGRYVSAAVDSPDREVFLLKVLGAALLVAGVASAMQVSAAVGAFLLGIAISGSTAENATHMLEPLRDLFAAVFFVVFGLNTNPASIPPVLGWAVVLAVATTLTKVGTGWWAARRQGIGKMGRARAGAALVARGEFSIVIAGLAVAAGAVTGELAALATAYVLLMAILGPTAARIVEPVARALQRKPFGSKSPASQTG, via the coding sequence ATGGATCACACCGCACTGTCCTTGATCGAACTCGGGGCGGTCTTCTTCGGGCTGGGCGCGTTGGGACGCCTCGCCGGGAAGATCGGGATGTCCCCGATCCCGCTGTACCTGATCGGTGGCCTGTGCTTCGGGCAGGGCGGGCTGATCCCGCTCGGCGACATCGGCGACTTCACCCATCTCGCCAGCGAGATCGGTGTCGTCCTGCTGCTGCTCCTGCTGGGCCTGGAGTACTCGGCGGCCGAGCTGTTCACCGGGCTGAAACGCTCGTGGGTGGCGGGCCTCGTGGACATCGTGCTCAACGCCGCGCCGGGGGCGATCGTCGCGCTCATCCTCGGCTGGGGGCCGATCGGCGCGATCGTGATGGCAGGCGTCACCTACATCTCGTCGTCCGGGATCATCGCGAAGGTACTCGGCGATCTCGGGCGGCTCGGTAACCGGGAAACCCCGGTGGTGCTGTCGATCCTGGTGTTCGAGGACCTGGTGATGGCGCTGTACCTGCCGATCCTCACCGCGGTGCTCGGCGGGGTCAGCTTCCTCGGCGGGATGAAGGCCGTCGGGATCTCCCTGATGGTCATCACCGTGGTCCTGGTGATCGCGCTGAAGTTCGGCCGGTACGTCTCCGCGGCGGTGGACAGCCCGGATCGCGAGGTGTTCCTCCTCAAGGTCCTCGGCGCGGCGCTGCTGGTCGCCGGTGTCGCTTCGGCGATGCAGGTTTCGGCCGCGGTCGGCGCGTTCCTGCTCGGCATCGCGATCTCGGGTTCGACGGCGGAGAACGCGACGCACATGCTCGAACCGCTGCGGGACCTGTTCGCCGCCGTGTTCTTCGTGGTGTTCGGCCTCAACACCAACCCCGCTTCGATCCCGCCCGTGCTCGGCTGGGCGGTGGTGCTGGCGGTCGCGACCACGCTCACGAAGGTCGGCACCGGCTGGTGGGCCGCGCGGCGGCAGGGCATCGGGAAGATGGGCCGCGCTCGTGCCGGAGCCGCGTTGGTCGCGCGAGGCGAGTTCTCGATCGTCATCGCCGGGCTGGCGGTGGCGGCGGGCGCGGTGACCGGCGAACTCGCCGCCCTCGCGACGGCGTACGTACTCCTGATGGCGATCCTCGGCCCGACGGCCGCGCGGATCGTCGAACCGGTCGCCCGCGCTCTGCAGCGGAAGCCCTTCGGGTCGAAGAGCCCGGCCTCCCAAACCGGCTGA
- a CDS encoding cation:proton antiporter regulatory subunit produces MNVEVTPLPGIGVRKDFATRNGRRVGVVTHRDGHVELIVSKTDDPDACLASLPLTTDEAGALANLLGAPQLVAQLTEEHRDLPGINTKQLPIKSSSPFDGRTLGDTAMRTRTSVSVVAVMRAGQVHPSPNPDFNLTAGDVLVAVGTSEGLEAAVKILKYG; encoded by the coding sequence GTGAACGTCGAAGTGACCCCGCTCCCCGGAATAGGCGTCCGCAAGGACTTCGCCACCCGCAACGGCCGCCGTGTCGGGGTGGTGACCCATCGCGATGGACACGTCGAGCTGATCGTGTCCAAAACGGACGATCCCGACGCCTGCCTGGCGTCGCTTCCGCTCACCACCGACGAGGCGGGCGCGCTGGCGAACCTGCTCGGCGCACCCCAGCTGGTCGCCCAGCTCACCGAAGAGCACCGGGACCTGCCCGGTATCAACACCAAGCAGCTGCCGATCAAGTCGTCGTCGCCGTTCGACGGGCGGACGCTGGGCGACACCGCCATGCGCACGCGGACGAGCGTCTCGGTGGTCGCGGTGATGCGGGCCGGTCAGGTCCACCCCTCCCCCAACCCGGACTTCAACCTCACCGCGGGCGACGTGCTCGTCGCGGTCGGCACCTCCGAGGGTCTCGAGGCCGCCGTCAAGATCTTGAAGTACGGCTGA
- a CDS encoding DUF4267 domain-containing protein: MTRIKIAYILSAALVLFVLYFGSGYVFFPATQTGGFGLPVMPSEGDPILAVKGVRDIGTALVVLALILFRNARALGWAMLALAFIPFGDMLIVLTHNGSVGAALGIHGATCALMVVISALFLIRPAQNGQ, encoded by the coding sequence ATGACCCGCATCAAGATCGCCTACATCCTGTCCGCCGCCCTCGTGCTCTTCGTCCTCTACTTCGGGAGTGGTTACGTGTTCTTCCCGGCGACCCAGACGGGTGGCTTCGGGCTGCCGGTGATGCCGTCCGAGGGCGATCCGATCCTCGCGGTCAAGGGCGTCCGGGACATCGGCACGGCGCTCGTGGTGCTCGCGCTGATCCTGTTCCGGAACGCCCGCGCGCTGGGCTGGGCGATGCTCGCGCTGGCGTTCATCCCGTTCGGCGACATGCTGATCGTGTTGACCCACAACGGTTCCGTGGGTGCCGCGCTCGGCATCCACGGCGCGACGTGCGCCCTCATGGTCGTGATCTCGGCATTGTTCCTGATCCGTCCCGCGCAAAACGGACAGTGA
- a CDS encoding TetR/AcrR family transcriptional regulator, with protein sequence MVTNPRRERDRSQREQLIVTTAREIAEEEGWDAVTTRRLAAKIEYSQPVLYSHFSGKGAIMAAAALEGCTEMAVHMRKGAVAEEGARAALLRLADNYFDFADRKPALYDAIFTLASELSFASPDSPEPLKDAFGALLEVVGPVAGGDDPALYTETFWAALHGLVTLERSRRLPADARAERIRMLVDRFAVGG encoded by the coding sequence ATGGTCACGAATCCCCGGCGCGAGCGGGATCGCTCGCAACGCGAACAGCTGATCGTCACGACCGCCCGCGAAATCGCCGAGGAAGAGGGCTGGGACGCGGTCACCACCCGGCGGCTGGCGGCGAAGATCGAGTACAGCCAGCCCGTGCTCTACAGCCATTTCTCCGGCAAGGGGGCGATCATGGCGGCCGCGGCGCTCGAAGGGTGCACCGAAATGGCCGTCCACATGCGGAAGGGGGCCGTGGCGGAGGAAGGTGCGCGAGCCGCTCTGCTGCGGCTGGCCGACAACTACTTCGACTTCGCCGACCGCAAACCGGCGCTCTACGACGCGATCTTCACCCTCGCCAGTGAACTGAGCTTCGCCAGCCCGGACAGTCCGGAGCCGTTGAAGGACGCGTTCGGCGCCTTGCTCGAAGTCGTGGGCCCGGTCGCCGGTGGAGACGACCCCGCCCTCTACACCGAGACCTTCTGGGCCGCCCTGCACGGCCTGGTCACCCTCGAACGCAGCAGGCGGCTCCCGGCGGACGCGCGCGCGGAACGGATCCGCATGCTCGTCGACCGGTTCGCCGTGGGCGGCTGA
- the cmk gene encoding (d)CMP kinase codes for MVAMDGPSGTGKSTVSRKLATKLGAGYLDTGAMYRMVTLAVLRAGTDLTDADAIADVARKAEFGIGTSPDEATVTLAGEDVAAEIRGADVTTAVSPVSAVPAVRELLVARQREIIAEVLGRVGGIVVEGRDIGTVVSPDAPLKIFLTASAEVRAARRSAQDSAAGRESTVDVAKAAVERRDRLDSTRAASPLRAADDAVEVDTSALNIDQVIVALAELALHRGLLEGCPAEATT; via the coding sequence GTGGTCGCGATGGACGGCCCGTCCGGAACCGGGAAATCCACGGTTTCGCGGAAGCTCGCGACGAAGCTCGGCGCCGGTTACCTCGACACCGGCGCGATGTACCGCATGGTCACCCTCGCCGTCCTGCGCGCCGGGACCGACCTGACCGACGCGGACGCGATCGCCGACGTCGCCCGGAAGGCCGAATTCGGCATCGGGACCAGCCCGGACGAAGCGACCGTGACCCTGGCGGGTGAAGACGTCGCCGCCGAGATCCGCGGCGCGGACGTCACCACCGCGGTGTCGCCGGTTTCGGCCGTCCCCGCCGTCCGCGAACTGCTGGTCGCCCGGCAGCGCGAGATCATCGCCGAGGTGCTCGGCCGGGTCGGCGGCATCGTGGTCGAAGGCCGCGACATCGGCACCGTCGTCTCGCCGGACGCCCCGCTCAAGATCTTCCTCACCGCGTCGGCCGAAGTCCGCGCCGCACGCCGCAGCGCCCAGGATTCCGCCGCCGGTCGCGAGTCCACGGTGGATGTCGCCAAAGCGGCGGTGGAACGGCGCGACCGCCTCGACTCCACGCGGGCGGCTTCGCCGTTGCGTGCGGCCGACGACGCCGTCGAGGTGGACACTTCGGCGCTCAACATCGACCAGGTGATCGTGGCGCTGGCGGAACTCGCGCTGCACCGCGGTCTTCTCGAAGGCTGCCCCGCTGAGGCGACGACGTGA
- a CDS encoding lysophospholipid acyltransferase family protein: MSAKGLPEGASDPFHTFGRGISKFLVRPAFRVRVHGAERIPTSGPVVFMANHSSMTEPALLFGMLSRRTAFLVKAELFKGFVGWFFPKLGQIPVKRGAVDRKPLMAAVKVLEDGGAVGIFPEGTRGLGDAENFERGVAFLVRAGNATVVPVATRGTYKPAGAKRRWRPRVDIMVGEPFTPEIGKGRTGLEEGTERLRIALADLVKALDEWRLEHGLQDTRQNVK, translated from the coding sequence GTGAGCGCGAAGGGACTTCCCGAAGGCGCGAGCGACCCGTTCCACACCTTCGGCCGGGGGATCTCGAAGTTCCTCGTCCGGCCCGCGTTCCGGGTCCGGGTGCACGGTGCCGAGCGGATACCGACCTCCGGGCCGGTGGTGTTCATGGCGAACCACAGTTCGATGACGGAACCGGCGCTGCTGTTCGGAATGTTGTCGCGGCGCACGGCGTTCCTGGTCAAGGCGGAGCTCTTCAAGGGCTTCGTCGGCTGGTTCTTCCCGAAACTGGGCCAGATCCCGGTGAAACGGGGCGCGGTGGACCGCAAACCGCTGATGGCGGCGGTCAAGGTGCTCGAGGACGGTGGCGCGGTCGGGATCTTTCCCGAAGGCACCCGCGGCCTCGGTGACGCCGAAAACTTCGAGCGCGGCGTGGCCTTCCTGGTCCGCGCCGGGAACGCGACCGTGGTTCCGGTCGCCACTCGGGGGACGTACAAACCCGCCGGCGCCAAACGGCGTTGGCGGCCACGCGTCGACATCATGGTCGGCGAACCTTTCACTCCCGAGATCGGGAAGGGAAGGACAGGGCTGGAGGAGGGAACCGAGCGGCTTCGCATCGCGCTCGCGGACCTCGTGAAGGCGCTGGACGAATGGCGCTTGGAGCACGGGCTCCAAGACACGCGACAGAATGTGAAGTAA
- the der gene encoding ribosome biogenesis GTPase Der → MTELDGVGEIDGSWSDESEFTALDAQIAAGEAEEEAQLAQPVLAVVGRPNVGKSTLVNRILGRREAVVQDVPGVTRDRVAYDAFWAGRRFTLVDTGGWEPDATGLQASVAAQAEMAMATADAVLLVIDASVGATATDEAVSKVLRRSKKPVLLAANKVDDDRLLADTASLWSLGLGEPYPVSALHGRSSGDLLDAIVKALPSMPRDGDRATTGPRRVALVGKPNVGKSSLLNKLSGEERSVVDSVAGTTVDPVDSLVELDGETWRFVDTAGLRKRVNSANGAEYYASLRTKTAIDAAEVAIVLLDAAEPLSEQDLRVLTMVVEAGRACVLAFNKWDLVDEDRRHAMVRELDRGLVRVPWADKVNISALTGRSVRKLAPALRTALKSWDQRVPTGQLNGWLADLIAATPPPVRGGKQPKVLFATQAGIRPPTLVLFTTGFLEAGYRRFIERKFRERFGFEGTPVRVNVRVREKKQRPKAGGKAAGKPKTR, encoded by the coding sequence ATGACAGAGCTTGACGGAGTCGGCGAGATCGACGGCTCCTGGTCCGACGAGTCCGAATTCACCGCGCTCGACGCGCAGATCGCCGCGGGCGAGGCCGAGGAGGAGGCGCAGCTCGCGCAGCCGGTCCTCGCCGTCGTCGGCAGGCCGAACGTCGGCAAGTCGACCCTGGTCAACCGCATCCTCGGCCGTCGAGAGGCGGTCGTGCAGGACGTCCCCGGCGTGACCAGGGACCGCGTCGCCTACGACGCGTTCTGGGCGGGCCGCCGGTTCACGCTGGTGGACACGGGCGGCTGGGAGCCGGACGCGACCGGACTGCAGGCCTCCGTCGCCGCGCAGGCCGAGATGGCGATGGCCACCGCCGACGCGGTGCTGCTGGTCATCGACGCCAGCGTCGGCGCGACGGCGACCGACGAGGCCGTCTCCAAGGTGCTGCGCCGCTCGAAGAAGCCGGTGCTGCTCGCCGCCAACAAGGTCGACGACGACCGCCTGCTCGCCGACACCGCGTCGCTGTGGTCGCTCGGCCTCGGCGAGCCGTACCCGGTCAGCGCGCTGCACGGGCGCAGCTCGGGCGACTTGCTCGACGCCATCGTCAAGGCACTGCCGTCGATGCCGCGTGACGGCGACCGTGCTACCACCGGCCCGCGCCGCGTCGCGCTGGTCGGCAAGCCGAACGTGGGCAAGTCCAGCCTGCTGAACAAGCTCTCCGGCGAAGAGCGGTCCGTCGTGGACTCGGTCGCCGGCACCACCGTCGACCCGGTCGACTCGCTGGTCGAGTTGGACGGTGAGACCTGGCGGTTCGTCGACACCGCCGGTCTGCGCAAGCGGGTCAACTCGGCCAACGGCGCCGAGTACTACGCGTCGCTGCGGACCAAGACCGCGATCGACGCGGCCGAGGTCGCGATCGTGCTGCTGGACGCGGCCGAGCCGCTTTCGGAGCAGGACCTGCGGGTGCTGACCATGGTCGTCGAGGCCGGCCGGGCCTGCGTGCTCGCCTTCAACAAGTGGGACCTCGTCGACGAGGACCGCCGTCACGCCATGGTCCGTGAGCTGGACCGCGGCCTGGTGCGGGTGCCGTGGGCGGACAAGGTCAACATCTCCGCCCTCACCGGCCGGTCGGTGCGCAAGCTCGCGCCCGCGCTGCGGACCGCGTTGAAGTCCTGGGACCAGCGGGTGCCCACCGGTCAGCTGAACGGCTGGCTGGCCGACCTCATCGCCGCGACCCCGCCGCCCGTGCGAGGCGGCAAGCAGCCGAAGGTGCTGTTCGCGACCCAGGCGGGTATCCGGCCGCCGACGCTGGTCCTGTTCACCACCGGCTTCCTCGAGGCGGGATACCGGCGGTTCATCGAACGGAAGTTCCGTGAGCGGTTCGGTTTCGAAGGCACACCCGTCCGGGTGAATGTCCGGGTGCGGGAAAAGAAGCAAAGGCCGAAGGCCGGCGGAAAAGCGGCAGGGAAACCGAAGACTCGCTGA